A single region of the Salvelinus sp. IW2-2015 linkage group LG20, ASM291031v2, whole genome shotgun sequence genome encodes:
- the LOC139022699 gene encoding protachykinin-like isoform X1 — MDVLKFVVLMVAVFAQVYGALGTPTSDDGDIWSIENWQRDPLESGLAFRVADLTKRSKSQQFQQLVGQSSDLGVPQPIRRNKADMFIGLMGRRSSSRESQEEWNKSQYY; from the exons ATGGACGTTTTAAAGTTTGTGGTTTTGATGGTTGCAGTGTTTGCGCAGGTATACGGTGCCCTGGGAACCCCAACCAGCGACGATGGAGATATTTGGTCGATTGAAAACTGGCAG AGGGATCCGTTGGAGAGTGGCTTGGCCTTCCGCGTGGCTGACCTCACCAAGAGGTCCAAATCGCAGCAGTTTCAACAACTCGTGGGGCAAAGCTCAG ATTTAGGAGTCCCTCAACCGATTCGAA gAAATAAAGCAGACATGTTTATTGGACTCATGGGTCGAAGGTCCTCAAGTCGAG agtcaCAAGAGGAATGGAACAAGTCCCAGTATTACTAG
- the LOC139022699 gene encoding protachykinin-like isoform X2, whose protein sequence is MDVLKFVVLMVAVFAQVYGALGTPTSDDGDIWSIENWQRDPLESGLAFRVADLTKRSKSQQFQQLVGQSSGNKADMFIGLMGRRSSSRESQEEWNKSQYY, encoded by the exons ATGGACGTTTTAAAGTTTGTGGTTTTGATGGTTGCAGTGTTTGCGCAGGTATACGGTGCCCTGGGAACCCCAACCAGCGACGATGGAGATATTTGGTCGATTGAAAACTGGCAG AGGGATCCGTTGGAGAGTGGCTTGGCCTTCCGCGTGGCTGACCTCACCAAGAGGTCCAAATCGCAGCAGTTTCAACAACTCGTGGGGCAAAGCTCAG gAAATAAAGCAGACATGTTTATTGGACTCATGGGTCGAAGGTCCTCAAGTCGAG agtcaCAAGAGGAATGGAACAAGTCCCAGTATTACTAG